The genomic window ATTTGCTGCCATGACATCACGCCTATCATCACCTAAATAAATAATGTCAGATGGTTCTATTGAGAGCATCTGTGATGCTTTAATAAGCCCTTCTGGTGAAGGTTTCGGCACACTGACATCATCACCTGCAATAAGACATGCTGCGCTCTTTAAAAGCGGATGGGAAGACACAATAGGCTGCGCAAATTTCTTGGCTTTGTTTGTCATAATACCCCAAGAAATTTTTCTAAGGTTTAAAGTATTAATTAATTCTTCAATACCTAACATGCATTGCATATTTAGATTAAATACTTCTTTATAGATATCTAAGAATTCTTGAACACGCGCATCAAAAAGAGGATCATTTTTATCCATGTTAAACCCAGCTTTCAGTAAACCCGCCGCGCCATGCGAAGCGTACGGCCGTCCTACTAAAAAAGGAATGGGGGGTAAATCATACTGCTGTCTTAATTGATTAAGCGCTCCTACAAGTTGCGGTGCACTATCAATCAAAGTACCATCTAAATCAAAAAGAACAGCCTCCATAATTAATCTTTTGTGACTTCAAGAAGATAATTCACCGAAACATCATCGCCCAATTTATACACATCCGTGATTGGGTTATAAGTCATACCTTTTAAGGTAACAACCGTTAGATCTTCTTCTCGACACCAAGAAATGAGTTCAGAGGGTTTAATAAATTTTTCGTAATCATGTGTGCCACGTGGTAATAAATTTAGAATATATTCAGCACCAATCACTGCAAATAAATATGCTTTTATGTTGCGATTAATGGTCGACATAAAAAGTGTGCCACCTGGTTTTAAAAGTTTCGCACATAATGCCACAACTGCTGAAGGTTCTGGCACATGCTCTAGCATTTCCATACATGTGATCACATCAAAAATAGGTTTATTTTTTGAAGTAAAGGCTTCTAGGGAAGTACATTGATAATCAATATCTATCTTCGTTTGCAGCGCATGGAGCTTTGCAATGTTGATCACTTTCTCACCCATATCAATCCCTGTGACATCCGCACCCAGATTTGCCATAGATTCAGAAAGAATGCCCCCTCCGCAACCTATATCGAGCACTTTTTTACGCTTTAAATTAATTTTTTTATGGATAAAATTAAGGCGGAGAGGATTGATATCGTGAAGTGGCTTAAATTCACTCGTTTTATCCCACCATTTATGAGCGAGCTCATTAAATTTAGCGATTTCTTCTTCAGAAACGTTTATATGTTTTGTTTTATCTTGAGTTGCCATCTGAGTGCTATGTCCTTACATGATTGAATATCAATGGATGTTAAGTGTCCCTC from Candidatus Methylopumilus planktonicus includes these protein-coding regions:
- a CDS encoding HAD family hydrolase gives rise to the protein MEAVLFDLDGTLIDSAPQLVGALNQLRQQYDLPPIPFLVGRPYASHGAAGLLKAGFNMDKNDPLFDARVQEFLDIYKEVFNLNMQCMLGIEELINTLNLRKISWGIMTNKAKKFAQPIVSSHPLLKSAACLIAGDDVSVPKPSPEGLIKASQMLSIEPSDIIYLGDDRRDVMAANDAGMVSMAARYGYLEVGDDAKSWGAQYIIDKPSELLDYLNL
- the ubiG gene encoding bifunctional 2-polyprenyl-6-hydroxyphenol methylase/3-demethylubiquinol 3-O-methyltransferase UbiG — protein: MATQDKTKHINVSEEEIAKFNELAHKWWDKTSEFKPLHDINPLRLNFIHKKINLKRKKVLDIGCGGGILSESMANLGADVTGIDMGEKVINIAKLHALQTKIDIDYQCTSLEAFTSKNKPIFDVITCMEMLEHVPEPSAVVALCAKLLKPGGTLFMSTINRNIKAYLFAVIGAEYILNLLPRGTHDYEKFIKPSELISWCREEDLTVVTLKGMTYNPITDVYKLGDDVSVNYLLEVTKD